The sequence below is a genomic window from Nitrobacter winogradskyi Nb-255.
GTCATCGAGCAAGACGGCAAGCTCTACGTGGTCCTCACCGCGGAGAACATCCACCCCGGCAAGGGAACCCCGGTCAGCCAGATCGAGATGCGGCGGATCAGCGACGGCGTGAAGATTTCCGAACGCTACAAGACCACCGACCAGGTCGAGCGCGCCACCATCGAGGATCACAACTTCACCTTCCTCTATGAAGACGGCGACGGCTTCCACTTCATGAATGCCGAGACCTACGATCAGGTCCAGGTGCCCAAGGATATCGTCGGCAGCGCCGCGCCGTACCTCCAGGAAAACATGGTGGTGAAGCTGTCCCTGCACGACATGGTGCCGGTGGCCATCACGCTGCCGCAGCGGGTGACGCTGGAGGTGGTCGAGACCGAGCCTGTCACCAAGGGGCAGACGGCGTCCTCGTCGTACAAGCCCGCCGTGCTGTCGAACGGGGTCCGCACCGGCGTGCCGCCGCATGTCGCCGTCGGCACCCGCGTCGTGGTGATGACCGAGGACGGCTCCTACGTCGAACGCGCCAAGGATTGAGGAAGGTCCGGGTTCCCGCGACGCAATGAAGCTTTGCTGCGGGATGTTACCCTCCGTTATGCTCGCTGCATGACAGTCCCCGATTCTCACATCCGGCTCAGCCGGCGCGGCGCGCTACGATGTCTCGGAGCGGTGGCGGTGCTTGCGCCCTTCCCTGCTCTCGCCGCCATGCCTCAGGGGTTCGAGCAATGGCGCTACGGCTTCCGCGCCCGCGCGCTGGCCAAGGGGATTTCAAGCGCGACCTGGAGCCGCTGCATGGGCCGGATCGAACCGGACATGAGCGTCTTCAACAAGATGCGCAAACAGCCGGAGTTTCACGAAAAGATCTGGCAGTACATCAACCGCCGCGTCTCTGACTGGCGAATCATCGCCGGCAAGGAAGCCCTGCGGAA
It includes:
- the efp gene encoding elongation factor P, with protein sequence MRVIASSIRKGNVIEQDGKLYVVLTAENIHPGKGTPVSQIEMRRISDGVKISERYKTTDQVERATIEDHNFTFLYEDGDGFHFMNAETYDQVQVPKDIVGSAAPYLQENMVVKLSLHDMVPVAITLPQRVTLEVVETEPVTKGQTASSSYKPAVLSNGVRTGVPPHVAVGTRVVVMTEDGSYVERAKD